Proteins encoded within one genomic window of Drosophila willistoni isolate 14030-0811.24 chromosome XL unlocalized genomic scaffold, UCI_dwil_1.1 Seg141, whole genome shotgun sequence:
- the LOC6648702 gene encoding uncharacterized protein LOC6648702, translating to MCLVITVALGQPMPNPLEAQVQSVVDDMTQVGKNAGDQLVHQYEEIIVEPQQQLEEAVEQIEARRESNPECVAAQDEQLALVLDAAHDELHSCGVVAAHTSAEIASDVNQATQQLVYGGYNLGRTYQKCQAYKNTVLKQSCMAKFYIQGSVYLINARYSIKTIKKSTNERIPAVFSDGNACTHQASEEAILAIDEINRSIDACVAKA from the coding sequence ATGTGCCTAGTCATTACGGTGGCTTTGGGCCAACCCATGCCCAATCCACTGGAAGCCCAGGTGCAAAGTGTTGTCGATGACATGACTCAGGTGGGCAAAAATGCTGGCGACCAATTGGTCCATCAGTATGAGGAAATTATTGTCGAACCGCAACAGCAATTGGAGGAGGCAGTCGAACAGATTGAGGCCCGCCGCGAATCCAATCCCGAGTGTGTGGCCGCGCAGGATGAACAATTGGCTCTGGTCTTGGATGCAGCTCACGATGAATTGCATTCTTGCGGTGTAGTGGCTGCCCATACATCGGCTGAGATTGCTTCCGATGTCAATCAGGCCACCCAACAATTGGTCTACGGTGGCTATAATCTTGGACGGACTTACCAAAAGTGTCAAGCATACAAAAATACAGTCCTGAAGCAATCATGCATGGCTAAATTTTATATTCAGGGCAGTGTTTATCTGATTAATGCTCGTTATTCGATCAAGACCATCAAGAAGTCGACGAATGAACGTATTCCCGCCGTCTTCAGCGATGGCAATGCCTGCACTCATCAGGCCTCCGAAGAGGCAATCCTGGCTATAGATGAGATCAATCGCAGCATTGATGCCTGTGTGGCCAAGGCCTAA
- the LOC6648703 gene encoding uncharacterized protein LOC6648703, with the protein MKSILILLALALAAVTAAPQTSLDEFTEVEINELNVVDKMVSAAIHEAEALADDIVKLVEHQLLEIVMYPMHQLEQAVSDIDARRQESEECVANEALHVAGTVETATVDFYKCGRDATTTSIQLVLDTKKAVLQLTYDGYSLVKEVRSCMKKTNSVMKKVCKAKCSVDAGLFAYSGQKSIRHLIGLRKTVPAVGTDAKACTLSATEQAMYEFGMVNENIDVCIYNLTH; encoded by the exons ATGAAGAGCATACTGATTCTATTGGCCCTTGCATTGGCCGCG GTGACTGCCGCCCCACAAACCAGCTTGGACGAGTTCACCGAAGTGGAGATCAATGAACTCAATGTGGTTGACAAAATGGTTTCGGCCGCCATCCATGAGGCTGAAGCCTTGGCCGATGATATTGTGAAGCTAGTTGAACATCAACTCTTGGAGATTGTCATGTACCCCATGCATCAATTGGAGCAAGCTGTTTCCGACATCGATGCCCGTCGCCAGGAGAGTGAGGAGTGTGTGGCCAACGAGGCCCTTCATGTGGCCGGCACTGTGGAAACGGCCACAGTCGATTTCTACAAGTGCGGCCGTGATGCCACCACCACCTCGATCCAATTGGTTTTGGACACCAAGAAGGCTGTTCTTCAGCTCACCTATGATGGCTACTCTCTGGTCAAGGAGGTACGCTCATGCATGAAAAAAACCAATTCGGTTATGAAGAAAGTGTGCAAGGCCAAGTGCTCCGTCGATGCTGGACTTTTTGCTTATAGTGGCCAGAAATCGATCCGCCATTTGATCGGTTTGCGTAAAACAGTCCCAGCTGTCGGCACCGATGCCAAGGCCTGCACTCTCTCTGCCACCGAACAGGCCATGTATGAATTTGGTATGGTTAACGAAAACATTGACGTCTGCATCTATAATTTGACACACTAA